The proteins below come from a single Ochotona princeps isolate mOchPri1 chromosome 13, mOchPri1.hap1, whole genome shotgun sequence genomic window:
- the LOC131481800 gene encoding prefoldin subunit 6-like, with protein sequence MAELIQKKLQGEVEKYQQLQKDLSKSMSGRQKLEAQLTENNIVKEELALLDGSNVVFKLLGPVLVKQELGEARATMGKRLDYITAEIKRYESQLRDLERQSEQQRETLAQLQQEFQRAQAAKAGAPGKA encoded by the coding sequence ATGGCCGAGCTGATCCAGAAGAAGTTGCAGGGAGAAGTGGAGAAGTACCAACAGCTACAGAAGGACTTGAGTAAATCCATGTCAGGGAGACAGAAGCTGGAAGCACAGTTAACAGAAAACAACATCGTGAAGGAGGAACTGGCTCTACTGGATGGATCCAACGTGGTCTTCAAACTTCTGGGCCCCGTGCTGGTTAagcaggagctgggggaggcGCGGGCCACCATGGGCAAGAGGCTGGACTACATCACTGCTGAAATTAAGCGATACGAATCCCAGCTCCGGGACCTGGAGCGGCAGTCGGAGCAGCAGAGGGAAACCCTTGCCCAGCTgcagcaggagttccagcgggcccaggcagcaaaggcaggagcacctgggaaagcctga